GAGCGCACCCTCTTTGCTTAGCTTGCCCACCTTGAGGGATTCATCGCTGATGATCCACAGACAGTCTTCATCCTTATCGTAGCAGATGTCCGCTAGGTCGTCGAAGGCCTCTTGGATTTCCCTGCGCGCCACCTCTGTCCTTCCGCGATAGCGCAGGAGCATGCGCGGGTCCTTTTCGTTCAACACGAAAAGATCGCCATCGTCGCCCACGGCTACCCCTTCGAGAGCGTGGTTCTCGAGCGTGGCCACGCGCACAGGGAAGGAAAAAAGCTCTGTGCCTTGCCACGTTAACGCGGTCACGAGCTGTGCCCTTTCCTGGACAACGTAGATTGTGTCGCCCCCTCGGCTCAATGCCACGCCCTCAAGATCCGTGCAGCTGGTAGATATCGACTCCAACACTCTGCCGGTGAGGTCCATTTCGAATATGTCCGGCCGGTCATCGGAGACCACAAGGAGGGTGCCGCGGGTGTTATGGTAGCATAACCCAGAAGCCTCCGCAATCGACTGAGTGATCGCGAAGGTGGCCACTGGCTGCAGCGTCGGTATGTCTGCCTGTGGTCGTACGGCTGTGGGCTCCCGCCGCCCACAGCCGACAATCGCCATCACCAGGAGCAGGATATGGATCAACGACCAACGCATCACGCCGACCACCGCCGACAAATCCTCGGCCAGTCCCGTCTCCGATACCCGCAGCTGCACATTGCCTCACGGCTGATTTGGGCCGCCACGAGTAATAGTGGCAAGCTGCCAATTCGTACTTCCGTCGGGTATGCGCGAGTACGACTGCGTCACCTCCATAGCAGGGAAGGCTACATAGTCGATGACCGTGCCCGTGCTGTCTTCCAGCCACACCTCCTCCCCAGCACTTGACAGGCCAAAGTCGGAGGGGTCGCCGGTATTGTCGGTGACAATCACGCAGAATCCCTTGGCAGAAACGACTGTGCCTGCAGGAATCACCTTCTTAGGTTTAGTGCCGTTCTTCCCGCCGATGTCGTAGATCCTGTATCCCCCGATGTTCACCGCCGAGTTGAAAGGATTGTAGAGCTCAATCCAATCAGGGGCCTCCGCGGTACCACGTGAGTAAATCTCGTTCATCAACGCATAGGTCGCCTCGGGCGGCGGGGGCTCGGGCCCTTGAATGGGCGGCGCCTCACGTGAGCACGCTCCGAGCAGCACGGCAGCAACGAGGCCGGTAAGAAAAACCTCTGGCAGTCTTTTCATGTTACACCTCCTCCCTAGAACACGGCCTGGACGCGGAACTGGATAAACCAGTGGTCGTCATCGCCGATCATGTTGCCCTTCCTGGTAGCGTACTGGTCCAGGTCCACTACCGAATAGTTGAATTGCAGCTTGATGTTCATATTCGGGTAGTAGTTGACCCCGAGCATCAACTGCTTGGAAGATCCCCCCTGAATTCCCGCTCCCAGGTCATTAAGGTCCAAGAAACTGGCACGGGCTGCCAGTTCCAATGCCCCCCAGGAATGCCTGGGTGCTTCCACAGGCCCTGGTTCGCCCTGGTCCACGTAGTAATCGCGCGTCTCGCCGGTCACCATCCAGGTCAGAAAGGCATACCCGCCCTTCATGTCCACGCGGGGCTTGCCATACCAACGCTCCACCGTGGTCCACATCGCCTCAGACTGAAAGAACCAGGGCCCGTACACCCAAAGCAGTTCGGTGCCCGAGCGAAGGTAGTAGTTGACATCCCGAATGTCGCCGGTATGCAGAAGCTTGGGGTCGGACACATAAGTTTCGTGCCTGGCCTTGATCTCGATGGTGTTCTCGGCCAAGTCCGGCACCGCATCCGGGGTCTTGTAGGCAAACGCCCCGCCTATATGGAGATTCCTCCCGTGTTGATTGATGGGGGCAAGGGTAACGCGCACGTTGGTGGAGTACCCCTCATCGCGTGTCCCCTTGTCAATGCGAGTGCCCGCCTCGTGCCCCATGATCGCACCCGTGATCTGGCCGTATTTGGTCCAGTACCGCGCCGCAGCACCCATTCTCCGCCCCAAGGGAAACGCGTTGGACACGGAAGCTCGCTCTAAGAACGTAAGCAGCTGCGAACTTGTGAGCCTTTCCACCCCAAACGGCTCTTTGAAATTACCCACTTGCAGAGACAGGTGCGTGCCGGGCACCGTGTATTTGACCCACATGTCGCGCAAGTCCAGTAAGGCCTCGGCAAAATCCACGTCGAGCTCCGTTTCCCAGTCTTTCCACAGCCTGGTCTTGGTGGCAAAGGTCAGCCTACGGAAGACAGTGCCGTTACTCATGGGGTTCTTGCTGCCGAAGTAGAAGGCTCCGTCCAGCTGCAGGCGGATGTCGAACCACCAGCGGAAGGACCCGTCTGCCGTCTGGAAGACCATCCTTCCATTCCGCGCCTCTGAGGCCAGTGGCATTGAGTACTCCTTACCACTGGTCTGCGCTGCCAGACCACAGGCAATCACCGTGCACAGCAGCACCATTAGTCCAGCTACCAGTTGCCGCTTCATAGCGTTTTCCTCCTGTTTGCGTCCGTGATTTCGCCCCGAACCTCAGTTCGGGCCCTTCCCTCGTTATGCCGGTCGGGTGTTTCTCGCGCCGAGCCTCCCATAATTCTATCCTTGCGACAGCCTCTAGTCCGCCCGTGCTCCTTGCCTACTGGACTACCGGTTGCTGAAAGACGTTCTGCACGAAAAAGAGTGCCACAAAGCTCATGAGGGCGGCCATAATGGGCGTGAGCACCCAACCAACGGCTATCTTGCCAAGGTAGCGGTAGTTGACCACGCGACTGCTCTTTACCAAACCGATCCCGGAAATGGCGCCGACAATGGCCTGGGAACTGGAAACAGGCACAAGAGGTAGAGCCGGCAGGCCTATGCTCGTCAGCACATTCCTCAGCCCCTGTGAGGCAAAGAGGAGGAGAACCAGGGAATGCGCCAGGACGGCGATCATGGCTAAGATGGGCGTCAGTTTGACGATCTCGTTGCCCACCGCCGCCATAACGCGGAATGAGTAGCTGCAGATGCCCACGGAGATTGCTATGCCTCCCAGCAGAAATAGCTGTTGGGCACCGCTCAGGTGCAGCGGGCCGGCGATAGCGACGTCGGGAAAAGGCGCCGCCCTCACGAACACCCCAACCACGTTGGCGATGTTGTTGGCTCCCAAGCTATAGGCACCAAGGGCCCCCACCACAATCAATCCGGCCCTGGTGTACGCATCCAGACGCAGCAAGTGGATGCGCGTCCTGTTGAGAACCGCCTTGGAGAGGAAGTACAGTGCCACCCCAAACACACCCGCCAGAACCGGGGATAGAACCCATGTTGCCATGATTTTGGTCAATATCTTAGGGTCAGTGGGTGAATGGGTGAAGAGGTTCCAACCCACAATTGCTCCCACAATGGCTTGGGTCGTCGAGACCGGCAGGGCTGCGCGCGTCATCCATAACACCGTCAGCCCCGCCACTAAAGCTAGCGTAAAGGAGGCAGCGGGAGCATTCACGCCCCCAAGCGCCACCAGCGTATCAGTAGTTCCCGCCCCACCGAGCACCGCCCCCAAAATAACGAAGGCACTTGAGACGAGCGCGGCGGTCTTGAAACGAACCATCCTCGCGCCGACCGCCGTGCCAAATACGTTGGCCGCGTCATTGGCTCCCAGGGACCAGCCCAGAAAAAGACCACTTAGGAGGTAAAACCAGGTCATCACCTTGCGCTCACACGTACCGCTTGATCGTAGCAATGGCGAGCCTATCGCACACGTCTTCTGCCTCTTCGGCGATTAGCTCCACGTGGTAGGCAAAGTAGCGCAAATGGATCTTGTGACTCAATCGCAACTGGCGAGAGAAGACCTCACGCTTCAACTTCTCCGCCATCTTGTTCGTCTCTTTGCGATAGAATTGCACCTGATTCACGTAGTCGCGGACAGAATTGAGGTCAGTAAAATAGGCACGAATTGCCCTCACCATCCCCTCGGCGGCAGTGATAGAAAAGTCCGCCAAGTCTGCGAAAAAGCTGACGAACTCCTCGCAGACCTCGGGAGTCTCCACGGAAAACTGCATGAGAGTTTCCGCCATTCTATTGAGAACTCTGTCCGCATTTTCCAAAAGGCCAAGAACGTCGCCCCGTGACTCCGGAATGAGCGTATGTGAGTAAAGACTGGTCTCGATCTCGCGCCGGAGCCTGTCACCCTGGTCCTCAATGTCGGACAACTGCTCCAGGTGCGACTCAAAATCGGCGTGCTGGTGTCGCAGATAGAATTTGACCCCCTCTTTGAAAACCAGCCCGCCTTTTACGATGAGGTCCAGGTACTCATCGATCTGCACCTCGAGCCGCTTGCTGCGCCGGAAGAGAATTCCCATAAGTATTCGTCTTCTCCGCTAAAAGAAGCCAAACACACCGTGAGGGGTGATCCCCAGAAACCGAAACCAGGTCTCGCTGGCAATTAGAGTGACAATCCACGTCACCACCAGCATGGTGAAGCCAAAACGGAACGCCTCCCCAAGGCTGTAGTGGTCGGTCTCATAAAGGAGGAGTGCCGGTTTGCTGTTGAACGGCAGAACATACACGTGCTCGATAAGGAAAGCGACGGGGAGAGCCAGGCTGACTATGGGGTAGCCAAACCTGGAGGCGGTGCCGATTGCCAAAGGCACGAAGATCATCGCGCGCATAGTCTTGGACTGAAAGAGGAGCGCACTAAAGAGCATGACGCTGGTGAGCAAAAGGTACAGGAGCCAATAAGGGGTGCCTTCCCTGACGCCGAGATGGTCAAAAAAGGCATTGACGAGTATTGAAGGCAGATCGGTAACCGCAAGCCCCGCCCCGAGCGCATAGGCCCCTGCAGAAAAGAGCATCAGATGCCAGGGGATATCGACATCATTCCACTTGACGATGCCGATACCAGGAAGGAGGGCAACAATCCCGCCCAGAAAGGCCACCGCTGTGGCGCTGATGCCATGAAAGCGGTCCGTGGCCCACATGCCCAAAATTGCCGTCAGGAGTATCACCGCCCTGACCTCGCGTCCCGTGACCGGGCCAAGGCTGCGGTACTCTTCGCGGAGACGCTCCATACCACCGGCTACTTGCGGGCGACGCTCCTCGGGCGAGAGCGGGAAAAAGACCTTCGTGGCCAGCACAAAGCCCGCCAGGAGAATTACCAGCGTGACCGGCAACATCGCTACCAACCAGTCAGCGTAGAATATCTTTTCGCCCGTGGCGCCACTGATTATGGCTACTGCTAAGAGGTTCGCGGCCGACCCCGTCATAAAGGCCCCGGCGCCCACGCAATTCTGGAAGAGATTCTGGAGGACGATGCTGCGCCCAAAGTTGTTCCGATTCTTCCCGCCTCTGGCACCATAGATTGCTGCGATCACCATGAAAATTGGCAACAAGATGGCCGCCTTCGCTGTAGTGGCAGACACCAACGCCGAGAGGAGCAGATTGATGACCAAGAAGCTTAGAAAGATATAGCTCGGCTTGCGGCCAAAGCGAAGGATGAACCAGAGCGCAAAGCGTTTTGCCACGCCGGTGGACACCAGCATGCTGGCCAGGACAAAGGACATGATGTTGAGCCACATGACCTCGTGCCCGAGCTGCGCGTACGCTTCCTTTTCGGGCAGCACCTTAGTCAAGACCAGCGCGACAATAAGAATGAGCGACGTCAGGTAGTTGGGGATGGCGTCGGTTGCCCAGAGCAAAATGCCAGCCACGAAGATTCCCAACATCAGATGATTGCTCCGGGCGAAAGCCTCTGGACCCAGCTTTTGGAACGCATTTTTGGCCGAATTAGAAACCAGTTGTGTGACGTCAATACTCTGAAGGAAAGGCAGCCTCACTAGGTAGCCGAAGCACACAAAGGCTCCCACGGCCGCGAACGGAGTGATCAGTGCCAACCAGCGTTCCAGCGAAGTCTTTTCTCTCTTCGGCAGCCGGTCGATCCGGTAGTTGCGCATGTCAAGGGGATCACTCGGCGGCATGTTTCCAGCTCTTGTAAGGGGTTTTCATGAGCATCGCGTTGTAGTACCGCTCATCCCCCGTCACCTCCTGCCCTAACCATTCTGGTCTGGTGAACTCTTCATCCTCAGAGTCCAGTTCTACCTCGGCCAGTATCAGTCCCTCATTGTCCCCATAGAACTCGTCGACCTCGAAAGTTTTGTTCCCAACTCTCACTTCGTACCGACACTTGTCGATGACACCAGGTTCGCAGATCTTCAGCAGCTCCTCAGCTACGCTGAGGGGAATCTCCTGTTCCCACTCGAAGCGGCTGGCGCCGGAGGCGCCTCCGATGCCCTTGATGGTAAGATAGCCTTTGTCCCCTTTGATCCGTACGCGAACAGTCCGCTCCGGGACCGATGAGAGGTACCCTTGCACGATGCGCGATTTCCTCACCGCCAAATGCTTGAATGGGCCTTTTACCAAGAACTTGCGCTCAATTTCTTTTCCCATGCTTCGACCCTTTCCCTTGGATGCCTTTTTTCAGAGGGCGGCACGATATACAGAGGTGGCGGGTAACGGTTCCAGACCGATGACCCGCTTGATTGCCAGAAGATAGTTGACGTTCTCGTAGGGTGTCAGCCCTACCATTTCCTTCGCTTGCAGAATCGCACCCACATCCTCAGACTCTATACTGGCGGTCAGGATCTTCGCACCGTTGATATACACCTCTGCCAGCTCCGCGATGCACCCATTAATGGTGAAGCCAAACCGTCGTTTGAATACGTGCACCGCCACCAGCGACGGGTGGGGGAGGATCAGCTCTTCCAAGAACTGGCTCAGAGTGTAGGAAGGCCGCGCGAAAGCTGGGCTCGGCACGCCAAAGGCAGGAAAAACCTGGTCGCGAATCATCTCCGCCGACATGGGGAATTGCCCCTTCATGCGGGGGTTCCACTGCTCGAGGCCTTGTTTCTTTTGCACCAGAACCTTGATGTCCATCAACTGGTCGCGGATCTTGGTATTGTTGTCGTTGTTCTGTGCAGAGACGATATATATTTCAAGGCTCTCGCGAATCTGTTCCACCCGGCTCAGGGTTCGCATCTTCTCCTCGACAAGCCCAAAGCTCTGCGCGAATGCTCGAAACTCAAACCTTGGCCTCACTTCTGGCATATCGTCTCCTCCAGTAGTACTCCGCCTCCTGGGCTGTTGGAAACCTGCTGGTTGTGCAGCCTTGTACACACGAACCTGCTCACGTTCCCTCTCCACCCGGCAAGTCAACCCGGGCGAGGAGGACCTTGTGGTGCCGTGTTAGAGCCGCAGGCAATTTGGAAACCGCAATCCTTGTGCCAAGGCCATCCAATGGAAAATCAGCCCTTTAGCTACAAACGAGATGTCGAGATTTCAACATTTGCTGGCTTCTCGACGACTCCGATGCCGATATTTCGACAAAAGTTCTTGCTTTTCCCCACACGGAGCGCTATATTAGAGGCGCGCTCCGGTCTGCTACGCCGAGGGGTGCCACGCGCAATGACCCGACCTATGGCCAGCAAGCTGCCAGTTCAGGGTGCATCTGGCGCGTGACTTCCGCGTGCGGCTGTTGTCCGCGGAATACCGGTGGCAAACAGAGATTTTCCAAGTTCCGTTTTTCATGGGTCCCAGTCTATCTGGGAGGCGCGATGACGCGTAGGCTTCTCTTCGCAGGGGTCGGCCTCATTCTTTGGGGTAGCATCTCGCTGGCGCTCTATCTGGTCGTTATGAACATCAGCACCCCCCCAAACACCCCCGATACGACAACAGCCTCCGGAATCCCTCTCAGCAAAGAGGACACGGTCTATGTGGGCGTTGTTTCGCGCTTTGCTCCCAACCTAATCTACGAAGGCTACCAGCCCATCGTGGACTATTTGACCGAGCGCACACCATACTTCTTCATCCTGAAACTGAGCAACTCTTACGAAGAGACGATCCAGCAGCTAGTTCGTGGCGAGGTGCAGTTAGCCTTTGTGGGTACTTTTGTGTACCTGAAGGCCAGAGGGCACTACCCCATACGGTGTATCCTCCGGCCCCTGAACCGTCAGCATCAGCCTTGCTTTCGTTCGGTTCTTATCACCCGCACTGACAGTCCAATTCAGAGCGTAACGGATCTACGGGCGAAGCGCCTTGCAGTGCCGTCGCCGATGTCGTTCTCTGCAAATTGGATACTTCGCGCCGAGCTTCCACGCCACGGAGTACAAAGCAGTGCCCTCGCCGAGGTGCGGCACTTTGATTTTCACCACACCGTTGTATACGAGGTGCTAAGTGGCCGATACGACGCCGGCGTGGTAAAAGACCGGGTCGCAGAGGAGTTTTCGGACAAGGGAATACGAATCGTGCTTGCTTCTCCTCCCATACCTGGGTCCCCTTTGATCGTCCGCAAAGACCTGGACACTAGCTTCGTGCAGGCGATCCGCCAGGCATTGTTGAGCGTTGACACTCGCAAGCAGGAGTATCAACAATTGGTCAGCAATTGGGATGCCGAGTTCGTTTATGGCTTTGCTGTGGCGGAAGACAACGACTACGACTACGCAGATACGTTGTTGACAGTGCCCGGGGACGACCTATGAACCCCCGTAAGAGCTTAAAAGTGCGCATCCTCCTGTTCCTGGGAGGGCTGACTACGGTCATGCTAGCAGTGGTGTTCGTGAGCGTCCTCCTGCGTTGGCGGGCGCTTATCCTTAACACGCACCGGGAAAGAGCCCTGGCCGTGGCGCAGACATTTTCCACTTCTCTCTTGGATGCCATCATCTACCAGGAAAATCGGCAAATGCGCGATGCCGAGTTTTTGGCCAATCACATCCACAGGTTTCTCTCCAGAAATCCTTACATTAAGAACCTGGTGCTTTATGACGAACAGGGGGTCCCCATTTTTTGCAGCCGGTGGGATGATTCTCTCCCTTCTGGGGACACCCCGCTGCGCCCGCAGATCAAAGGGCCGGTGGCGCGGATATACCGATCAAGGAGCTTGGGGTGGATCATCGAGACCACTCTTCTCCTCCGAATCCACAACAGGCAATGGGGTTGGTTGCGCATGGCCTTCGATGCTGAGCCCGCAAGGGAGCAAATGAGGGTTCTCTTTTGCCTCTTCTATGGCCTAGGTTTCTGCTTTGTCCTCATCCTCCTGGCCGCCACTTACCTAATTGTGGATCGCCTCACACGCTCTTTGCGCCACCTTGTGGCGGAGATGGGCCGGTTGGACCTGGAACGGATCGAACCCTCACCACTTACTCCCGGAGAGGACGAAGTGGGAATGCTAGTGCAAAACTTTGAGATGTTGAAAAGCCGTTTAGCCCAGTCACGCAGACAACTCTTGGACGCGCAGCGGCAACTCTATCAAGCGGAAAAGCTAGCGTCCATAGGGCGGCTAGCGGCAGGCGTGGCGCACGAGATCAACAACCCCCTCCATGGCCTGAAGAGCTGCCTGTTTGCGATGAGGCACCAGAGGGGCCAGTCAGAAGACATGGGAAAATACCTATCCCTTGCCGATGAAGCTGTGGAACGCATCAGCGGCGTAGTCGAAAAACTGCTGAACTTTTCCAGACAGGGGGCCCAAGAACGGTCGGAGATGAACCTGAATGAGACAATCGAGAAGGCCCTCGCGTTGTTTGAATACCGAGTGGATAAGGCTAAGGTTTCCCTCGTGAAGCAGCTGGATCCTTCGTTGCCCACGATCTACGCTGACCCGCAGCTCATTGGGCAAGTGGTGATGAACATGCTTATCAACAGTTACGACAGCATGCCAGACGGCGGAGAGATCCGCATAAGCACCAGCCGCGGCGACAGTGAACATGTCTACATGGTGATCTCAGACACTGGCTCTGGTATCGCCGAGGAGCACCTGGACAAGATCTTTGACCCGTTTTTCACCACAAAAGCGGAGGGAAAGGGTACGGGGCTTGGCTTGTCGGTGAGCCTGGGAATCGTCGAGGCCCACGGTGGCAGCATCCAGGTGAGTAGTCAAGTTGGGGTTGGCTCTACCTTCCGGGTCACTCTTCCGATCGGAGGTAAGCAATGAAAGTGCTGCTCGTTGAAGACGAGAAGGTGTCGCGAATTGCTCTGAGAGACGCACTCCAGAACGCGGGCTATCAAGTTGTGGCGTGCGAAAAAGGCCACGAAGGACTAGAATGGATAGAAGAAGACCACTTTCAGGCCGTGATTACAGACCTTCGCTTGCCGGACATGACGGGCTTGGAGATTCTTAGGGCAGCGAAGGAAAAGCACAAGGATTGTGCCGTCATCGTCGTCACGGCCTATGGAACGGTGGAAACGGCCGTGGAGGCCCTCAAGCTTGGCGCGTACGATTATGTGACTAAGCCGTTCTCAACAGACAAGCTTCTCACCATGCTTAGGAACATTCGTCAATTCCATGAACTGCTCCACGAAAACATCCAGCTGAAGAGGTGGGTGGAAAGCTATCAGGAGAGGGAGATTATCGGTAACTCAGCCCCAATGCGGCGAGTGTTAGAGATCCTTGAGTCCGTGGCCGCCACTGACTACACAGTTCTTATCCAGGGGGAGAGCGGGACCGGCAAGGAACTCGCAGCACGTTTCCTGCATCGCTGCAGCGAAAGGCGCCAGGGACCATTTATTGCCGTCAACTGTGCAGCCCTACCGGAGAGTCTGCTGGAAAGCGAGCTGTTTGGTTACGAAAAGGGCGCCTTTACCGGCGCGCTACGGCGCCACCTTGGCTATATCGAGCGGTCTCGCAGTGGGACGCTCTTCATTGACGACGTAGACGACTTGCCCTTGCGCCTGCAGGTAAAGCTTCTTCGCGTGCTGCAGGAGCGAGAGGTCCAACGCCTCGGCGGAGATCATCCTGTTCCTGTGGACTTTAGACTGGTGTGCGCAAGCAAGACCGATCTCAGGGGGTTGGTGGAAGCCGGCTCCTTCCGCGAGGACCTCTTCTATCGCCTTAACGTCATCACCGTCACCATGCCGCCACTACGCGATCATCGAGAGGACATTCCTCTTCTCATCGATCACTTTGCCAAGAAGTACGGTCAGGGCAAACGAGAACTCACCCTCGCCCCTGCCCAGCTTAAGCAGTTGATGACCCACGACTGGCCTGGCAATGTGCGCGAATTGGAGAACGTGGTACAACGGATGTTGGCTCTGCCTGTGGGGGTAGACTTCCTAGAGCTTGCTCATACCACACCCGCGGAGCCCCCAGCGGAGAGCTCAATTTCCCAACTGGAAGGGCCCCAGGAGTTTCCATCCCTTAAAGAGTTCTTAAGGGAGCAGGAGAACCAACTGATCAGCAAAGCCCTCCGGCTCAGCGACAACAACATAAGCCGCGCGGCTCGCCTACTCAAGATCCCACGCACAACGCTCCAGTGCAAAATAGGAAGGGTGCGTAAGGCAATGAACCCATCCGCCGAGCACTACAGGGGGCGCACCATACTCCAGGTTGGCGACTCCCGAAGGACACACGGGAAGCCACGAGCATAAAGACAGAAAAGAAACCCACCAGGAACTTGACGCTTTCTCCCTAAGGTGAACGTTGTCGACCATGGAGGCGAGGAATGGCGGCCCATCAGGAGGCTGGGCCACGTCCCTTGACCCCGGGATAGGTTGCCGAGTCAGGCTCTGCTTATTCCGTCAACTCTGATAGCGGTTTGCCAAACAGATCTCCTTCCACGGTGAGGTGCCAGAGCCTACCACCGCTTGGGTCCGCCCTGGAGTCTGCACCCCATCGGGCGGGCCCATGAAGGGGTTGCTCTTCCCCTCTCTCTGCTTGGTAGCCGGGGATTAACCACACTCCGAGAGCAGGTACTTCGCGAGGGGCATTTCTTTGAGCAGTGGCTCCTCCTTCACGACTCACGTCCCGCCGTGGCTGCCGCTCCGACATCTTGCCAAGAGGACCTCGGCCCAAGCGTCCGCTAAGACGGATGCGCTCTTTCTCTTCTTTGCACTTCGGATCGACCCATAGGGTTAGGCCGGCAAAATGAATGTGCCGCGCCAGCTGTCCATCGTGGAAGCGGAACACAACGTCCAGGTGAGTGGAGTCATTCGCCACCGCAGCCAGGAGCCTCAACCGCTCACTGTGGAACAACGGCAGACCTTCCCACTCTTCCCCCACACCGCCAGTGCGGGTCTCGCGGTCGACTCGGCTACCCTCCACTCTCTTCTGCCCGCAATTAGTCGCCATCCATGCGAAGCAAGCGACAGGGATCAAAAGACTCTTCTCCTTGTCCCCCGACTCTGCCCTCTTCCAAAACGACTTCCGATCTTTCAAAAACGCGATAAGTTCAAGACCCGCTCACTCCGCTCCCATGTTTTCGTCCACCGGGGATAGGCTATGAGGAAGATCTTAAGAAAAGGCATCCTTATGCTATTGGACCAATGGGGAGTTAGGGGAGGAAGACACGTTCATCCAACAGCCGCGCAAGCCCGGCACTGTTGCCAGGTGACCAGCCCAAAGCGCGGCGCCAGACCACGTCGCTTTCCATGCAAAGGTAAACCAGCACGTCTGGTGCCAAGCGCCTGATGCGGTTGTACACGAAACGGTACATTTCTTCCCGCAGTGGGCGGAAGTAGCGGAACTTCCCGTCTCTGCCGGGGAGAAGTTCACCCAGAGGCAGATCGCAGTGTGGATGGCGGGCACGGATCAGTTCGTCCAGAGCCGGCGGATAGCGCAATGCGCCCAGGCTTATCCAAGCGATGTTCTTTGGCCGGATAACTGAGAAGACCTGATCGACCACTCCAGCGTAGCCCTCTTGCCACCCCTTGTACCAAACGAGCGGGTCGAAGTGAAAACCCAAGCGATAGCCGGCCTCTTGCGCCAGGCGCGCCGCTTCCAGTCGTCTGGCCACGGGAGCACTGCCGGGTTCATGGAGAGATGCTACCTCTTCACTATTCAGCGACCAGGAGAGCACCGTGCGCCGCCCGTGGTTGAGCGCAAGAAGACCCTCCACCTGACCACTCTTGGTCTTGAGCTCCAATAGGGCGTTCTTCTTGTCGGCAAAATACCTTATGAGCTCTTCATTCAATCCAACCAGATGCTCGAAAACCAGGCTATCTGTCAGCTCCCCCGTTCCAATGCGCACCGCCTTGCGGTTCTGCACAGTGAAGAACTCATCGAGCTCACGCCAGAGTTGCTCGGTGTTTGCAAAGACGGTGAGGTTGAGCCATCCTAAGTAGCTCTGGAGAATGCAGTAGTCGCAGCCGATGGTGCACCCGGTGGCCACGTTCAGGTTAAGGTAGCCGCAGCAGATGTAATCTTTCGTGCCGGGGCACGGCTTAAGAAAACGCCCGCGCTGCTCCGCCAGC
The nucleotide sequence above comes from candidate division KSB1 bacterium. Encoded proteins:
- a CDS encoding PhnD/SsuA/transferrin family substrate-binding protein — encoded protein: MTRRLLFAGVGLILWGSISLALYLVVMNISTPPNTPDTTTASGIPLSKEDTVYVGVVSRFAPNLIYEGYQPIVDYLTERTPYFFILKLSNSYEETIQQLVRGEVQLAFVGTFVYLKARGHYPIRCILRPLNRQHQPCFRSVLITRTDSPIQSVTDLRAKRLAVPSPMSFSANWILRAELPRHGVQSSALAEVRHFDFHHTVVYEVLSGRYDAGVVKDRVAEEFSDKGIRIVLASPPIPGSPLIVRKDLDTSFVQAIRQALLSVDTRKQEYQQLVSNWDAEFVYGFAVAEDNDYDYADTLLTVPGDDL
- a CDS encoding porin, which translates into the protein MKRQLVAGLMVLLCTVIACGLAAQTSGKEYSMPLASEARNGRMVFQTADGSFRWWFDIRLQLDGAFYFGSKNPMSNGTVFRRLTFATKTRLWKDWETELDVDFAEALLDLRDMWVKYTVPGTHLSLQVGNFKEPFGVERLTSSQLLTFLERASVSNAFPLGRRMGAAARYWTKYGQITGAIMGHEAGTRIDKGTRDEGYSTNVRVTLAPINQHGRNLHIGGAFAYKTPDAVPDLAENTIEIKARHETYVSDPKLLHTGDIRDVNYYLRSGTELLWVYGPWFFQSEAMWTTVERWYGKPRVDMKGGYAFLTWMVTGETRDYYVDQGEPGPVEAPRHSWGALELAARASFLDLNDLGAGIQGGSSKQLMLGVNYYPNMNIKLQFNYSVVDLDQYATRKGNMIGDDDHWFIQFRVQAVF
- a CDS encoding inorganic phosphate transporter — its product is MTWFYLLSGLFLGWSLGANDAANVFGTAVGARMVRFKTAALVSSAFVILGAVLGGAGTTDTLVALGGVNAPAASFTLALVAGLTVLWMTRAALPVSTTQAIVGAIVGWNLFTHSPTDPKILTKIMATWVLSPVLAGVFGVALYFLSKAVLNRTRIHLLRLDAYTRAGLIVVGALGAYSLGANNIANVVGVFVRAAPFPDVAIAGPLHLSGAQQLFLLGGIAISVGICSYSFRVMAAVGNEIVKLTPILAMIAVLAHSLVLLLFASQGLRNVLTSIGLPALPLVPVSSSQAIVGAISGIGLVKSSRVVNYRYLGKIAVGWVLTPIMAALMSFVALFFVQNVFQQPVVQ
- a CDS encoding CYTH domain-containing protein — protein: MGKEIERKFLVKGPFKHLAVRKSRIVQGYLSSVPERTVRVRIKGDKGYLTIKGIGGASGASRFEWEQEIPLSVAEELLKICEPGVIDKCRYEVRVGNKTFEVDEFYGDNEGLILAEVELDSEDEEFTRPEWLGQEVTGDERYYNAMLMKTPYKSWKHAAE
- a CDS encoding lamin tail domain-containing protein, whose product is MKRLPEVFLTGLVAAVLLGACSREAPPIQGPEPPPPEATYALMNEIYSRGTAEAPDWIELYNPFNSAVNIGGYRIYDIGGKNGTKPKKVIPAGTVVSAKGFCVIVTDNTGDPSDFGLSSAGEEVWLEDSTGTVIDYVAFPAMEVTQSYSRIPDGSTNWQLATITRGGPNQP
- a CDS encoding DUF47 family protein — encoded protein: MGILFRRSKRLEVQIDEYLDLIVKGGLVFKEGVKFYLRHQHADFESHLEQLSDIEDQGDRLRREIETSLYSHTLIPESRGDVLGLLENADRVLNRMAETLMQFSVETPEVCEEFVSFFADLADFSITAAEGMVRAIRAYFTDLNSVRDYVNQVQFYRKETNKMAEKLKREVFSRQLRLSHKIHLRYFAYHVELIAEEAEDVCDRLAIATIKRYV
- a CDS encoding SdiA-regulated domain-containing protein, which encodes MQLRVSETGLAEDLSAVVGVMRWSLIHILLLVMAIVGCGRREPTAVRPQADIPTLQPVATFAITQSIAEASGLCYHNTRGTLLVVSDDRPDIFEMDLTGRVLESISTSCTDLEGVALSRGGDTIYVVQERAQLVTALTWQGTELFSFPVRVATLENHALEGVAVGDDGDLFVLNEKDPRMLLRYRGRTEVARREIQEAFDDLADICYDKDEDCLWIISDESLKVGKLSKEGALLGEWFIPFSKGEGIAVVGNNLYVVRDGEPKLYVFAKP
- a CDS encoding DASS family sodium-coupled anion symporter gives rise to the protein MPPSDPLDMRNYRIDRLPKREKTSLERWLALITPFAAVGAFVCFGYLVRLPFLQSIDVTQLVSNSAKNAFQKLGPEAFARSNHLMLGIFVAGILLWATDAIPNYLTSLILIVALVLTKVLPEKEAYAQLGHEVMWLNIMSFVLASMLVSTGVAKRFALWFILRFGRKPSYIFLSFLVINLLLSALVSATTAKAAILLPIFMVIAAIYGARGGKNRNNFGRSIVLQNLFQNCVGAGAFMTGSAANLLAVAIISGATGEKIFYADWLVAMLPVTLVILLAGFVLATKVFFPLSPEERRPQVAGGMERLREEYRSLGPVTGREVRAVILLTAILGMWATDRFHGISATAVAFLGGIVALLPGIGIVKWNDVDIPWHLMLFSAGAYALGAGLAVTDLPSILVNAFFDHLGVREGTPYWLLYLLLTSVMLFSALLFQSKTMRAMIFVPLAIGTASRFGYPIVSLALPVAFLIEHVYVLPFNSKPALLLYETDHYSLGEAFRFGFTMLVVTWIVTLIASETWFRFLGITPHGVFGFF